The Chrysiogenia bacterium genomic sequence CGGTCGCGGCTGATCGAGGTGAAGACTACGAACGGCTGGGACCGGACGCCATTTCACATCACGCGCAACGAACTGGCCGTGGCCGAGGAGCGGCGTGCGGAATGGTGCTTGTTCAGGCTGTGGAACTTCTCACGCGAGCCGAAGGCCTTCGAACTGCGTCCGCCGCTGAATGTGAATCGGCGTGCAAAATTGACCCACTTGGGTGGGTTATGAGCGAGTAAAATTGACCCACCTGTTTCGTTAACATCCGCGCTTCAAGTGCGGAGGAAAGAGCAGGTGTTATTGATGGAAAGTGTATCGAAGATCCGACGATGGGTATTGGTTGAAGGGCGCAGCATCCGGTCTGTTGCGCGGGCGACGGGATTATCGCGGAACACGATCAAGAAGTATCTGAAGGATGAGAGCCCACCGAGCTACCAGCGCCAGGCCCCGCCGGTTCGGCACAAGCTGTGCAACGGGTTTGATCTTCGGCTTCGGGAGTTGTTCGATCAGGATATGAAGCGCCCGCGACGGGAACGGCGGACGGCCCAGAAGCTCTATGAGCAGCTCGTAACGGAGGGCTACACCGGCTCCTATTCGCCGGTTCAGCGCTTTGTTCGCGACCTGAAGCGGGCCGGTGCCGGTTCTGGCGAGGCTTTTATCCCGCTACATTTTGTGGCGGGCGACGCGCTACAATTTGACTGGAGCGAAGAACGGGTTGTCCTGGGCGGCGTTGAACAGAAGATCAAGGTTGCCCATTTCCGCCTGTGCCACAGCCGCAAGCCCTTTGTCGTGGCCTATCCCGGCGAAGCCCAGGAGATGGTGCTGGATGCGTTCGTGCGGGCATTGGCGTTCTATGGCGGCGTGCCGCGCCGGGTGATCATCGACAACCCCAAGACCATGGTGACCTATGTGTCCCGCTCGAAGGACCGCATCTTCCATCCCCGGTTCCTGGCCTTGATGAACCACTATGTGATGGAGCCGGTGGCCTGCACGCCCGCTGCGGGCTGGGAGAAGGGACAGGTCGAGAACCAGGTCCAGTTCTTGCGCGGTCGCCTGTTCGTTCCCAAACCGGCCTTTGATGATCTCGATGCGC encodes the following:
- a CDS encoding DUF3883 domain-containing protein; amino-acid sequence: RSRLIEVKTTNGWDRTPFHITRNELAVAEERRAEWCLFRLWNFSREPKAFELRPPLNVNRRAKLTHLGGL
- the istA gene encoding IS21 family transposase, giving the protein MESVSKIRRWVLVEGRSIRSVARATGLSRNTIKKYLKDESPPSYQRQAPPVRHKLCNGFDLRLRELFDQDMKRPRRERRTAQKLYEQLVTEGYTGSYSPVQRFVRDLKRAGAGSGEAFIPLHFVAGDALQFDWSEERVVLGGVEQKIKVAHFRLCHSRKPFVVAYPGEAQEMVLDAFVRALAFYGGVPRRVIIDNPKTMVTYVSRSKDRIFHPRFLALMNHYVMEPVACTPAAGWEKGQVENQVQFLRGRLFVPKPAFDDLDALNTWLRLRCEELAERPHPEQQDRTIAEVFEDERAELRPLGRAFDGYVEKTVRVRSTCLVQYASNRYSVPSRFAGQHVSLRAYAGRIVLVSGQDVIAEHKRRFTRNVSYFEPWHYVPVLDRKPGALRDGAPFVDWQLPEAMHRIREHYMAGKGGDREFVDLLLLAQDHGIEVVEMACEMAVEQNTLRLPAITNLINQLVEPVITPLSDAYAYPQLALRPEADCKRYEMLCSAEEAAA